In Pseudomonas coleopterorum, the genomic window ACACCTCAAGCTTGGCACGGACCTTCGCCGGTCCTCCCACCACCGCCAGGCCCAGAAAGTCCCCGACCGCAGCCTTTTCATGGGGCAACCACAATCCTTCCATGCTCTTGACCGGTGGCTGCTGCACCAGGGTCTGGCCGCGCATAAGGTTGAGAATACGCTGGTAGACCGAAGTGGCCAGGTAGTCGGCGTGCTCGTCGCTGTCGGCGGCCACCAATGGCACACCCAACATCACATACGGCTTGTCCAATACCTCGGAAGGCTGGAAATGGGCGCGATAGACACGAATAGCCTCATGCATGTAACGCGGCGCGAAATGCGAAGCGAAGGCATAGGGAAGGCCATACATGCCTGCCAATTGGGCGCTGAACAGGCTCGATCCCAGCAGCCAGATGGGCACGTTGGTCCCGCTGCCCGGCACGGCGATCACTTTCTGATCAGGAGTACGAGGCCCCAGGTAGGCCATCAGCTCGCGAACGTCGTCGGGAAAATCGTCGGCACTGCCAGAGCGTTCACGGCGCAGCGCGCGCGCGGTCATCTGGTCCGACCCAGGCGCGCGGCCTAGGCCCAGGTCGATGCGTCCCGGGTACAGACTTTCCAGCGTGCCGAATTGTTCGGCGATCACCAGCGGCGCATGGTTGGGCAACATCACCCCGCCCGAGCCCACCCGGATCGAGGACGTGCCACCGGCCAGATAGCCCAGCAGCACGGAGGTCGCCGAGCTGGCGATACCGTCCATGTTGTGGTGCTCGGCCACCCAGAAGCGGTTGTAGCCCCAGGTTTCGGCATGGCGCGCCAGATCCAGGGCATTGTGCAGCGACCGTGCCGGGCCATGGTCGGCACGTACGGGCACAAGGTCGAGGACGGAGTATTTCGTATCGGTCAAAACGGTCATGATCAATGGCATCCTGTGGGTATGTGGCAGGTGGGATGCCCCGCGCATCTTTGCTACCGAATGTTTATTTCTTATGAATAGTCAGTATGGGCATCTTGCCCGGATTCAATAGCCAGCTGTCCGAATCGCGCTGAACTTGCCCAGCGCCCTGCCCTCTGAACACATGACACCGCGCGAACCCGTCGCGCCCATCATGGAGGCTTTTATGAGCATCAAGAAAACCGCATCTGCTGTCTGGAAAGGCGATCTGAAAACCGGTAAGGGCGAGATTTCCACTCAGAGCGGCGCTCTGAAAAGCAATCCCTACGGCTTCAACACCCGTTTCGAAGGCCAGCCGGGCACCAATCCGGAAGAGTTGATCGGCGCAGCGCATGCAGGCTGTTTCTCCATGGCATTCTCGATGATTCTGGGCGGCGAAGGCTTCACCCCCGATGAAATCAAGACCTCCGCCGAAGTCAGCCTGGACAAGGAAGGCGAAGGTTTTGCAATCACCGCCATCAAGCTGACCATGTCGGCCAAGATCCCGAACATCGACCAGGCCAAGTTCGAAGAGCTGGCCAACAAGGCGAAGGAAGGCTGCCCGGTATCGAAAGTACTGAACGCCGACATCACCCTGAGCGCCACCCTGGAATCTTGAGGTAGCGTGCGCCCGGTTGCCTTACACTGCCCCCTCACCAGGAGAATCGAGTCATGAAGCAATTGATTTTGGCGATGGCGTGCAGTGTGTTGGCAACCACGGCGTTGGCAGCACCCAAGCCATGTGAGGATTTGAAGGCTGAAATCGAGGCCAAGATCCAGGCCCAGAGTGTCACGTCGTACACACTGGAAATTGTCGACAACCTCGATGCCAAGGACCCGAATATGGTCGTGGGCACTTGCGACAATGGTACGCGCAAGATCGTCTATCAGAAAAACGACGACTGATTGCGCTGCGGTGCAATCACGCCATGGCGCTCAAGCAGCCGCTCAGGGAATGCAGTGAATGGCCCGGTCCTCGGCCACGATCTGCCGGCTTGAGTCGTACAGTCGCGCACTGGCCTGCATGGCGATCGCCCTACCCTCCAGACGATAACGTTCACCTGGCTTGAAGCTGTCATAGCGCACGGTCAGGTAACAGGTTCGGTCATACGGGTCGTTGATCAGCCCACCCCCCGCATAGATCTCGTAATCGAAGCGCACTTCCAGTTCATGACTTCCGGGTTCCACCTGGAAATAGCGCCCGTCATTGAGCTTGCGTCCATCCAGGCTCTCGGCCATGACCAGACGGCCGGTGGTAGTGAACATGTCGATCCACGCCTTGCCTGGATCCACTGTGGGCAACGGCGGGTTGGCGCAGCCAGCGAGCGTGGCGAAGGTCAACAGGGCGAGCACGGCGCGCATGGGAGTTCCTTGGCTGCAGAGAACCATCGGTAAGACGAGTACCGAGTCTAGAAGCTTTGTGCCGACGGCGCGAGTCGGCGCCGTCAGTGGTTATACCGGGTGAGCGGTGCTCAAGTGCTCTGACAGCCCGCAGGTTGGGCCTGGCCGACCAGCTTGCGCTGCTCGTCGTAGAGTCTGGCCCAGGGGCTGAAGCCAACGCTGCCCGCTTCCAGGAAATAGCGTTGGCCCGCATCGAAGCTTGCGTAGGTGACGTTCAATTCACAATTACGCCACAGCGGTGCGGGCACCGGGCCGATGTTGGTTGGCTCTACGGGAAATTGCAGGCGTACGGTCAGCTCATGGCGGCCGGGCTCGACTTCGAAATAACGCGTGTCGGTCCATTCCTTCTCGTCGACCTGGGTCGCGTGCAGGGCGTTGTGATCGTCGGCCGCAAGATCGATCCAGGCCTGGTTGGGATCCGGGTCGGGCAGTCCGGCACAGCCGGCAAGCGTCAGCAGGCTGCCAGCAATGATCAATGCGCGCATGGAATTCTCCTCATGGGATCGTAAGATGCAGGGTCAGCGCCGATAACACCTGCTCGCTGGCGGGCCTGGCCATGGAAAACCACATGCATGAATTCGTTGTTGTTCGTCGTTCCATTCTTGCCGCACTCGACCGCGGTTTGCGCCTGTTTGTTCCCCTGTGCCTGCTGTTCCTGCTCAACGGTTGCAGCAGCGCGGGCTATTACGGCCAGTTGATGCAGGGCCAGTGGCAGCTGTTGCAGGCACGCGAGCCGGTGGCGCAGATCCTTGCCGATCCGTCGCGCGACCCGCGGCTGCGCGAGCAATTGCAGCGTGCCCAGGCGGCCCGCGACTTCGCCAGCGAGCACTTGCATCTGCCGGACAACCGCAGCTATCGCCTGTACGCCGACATCGGTCGGCCATTGGTGGTGTGGAACGTGTTCGCCACACCGGAGTTTTCCTTGGCGCCGTTGACTCATTGCTTCCCCATTGCCGGTTGCGTGGCTTATCGCGGTTACTACAGTCAGTCCGGTGCTCGGGGCGAAGCGGCGTTGCAGAAGCTGGCGGGCCGGGATGTGTATGTCGGTGGCGTCGAGGCCTACTCGACCCTGGGCTGGTTCGACGATCCGATTCTCAACACCATGCTCGGTTGGGGCGACGAGCGTCTGGCTACGCTGATCTTCCACGAGCTGGCGCATCAGCGTGTGTATGTGAAAGACGACACCGAGTTCAACGAGTCCTTCGCCACCTTCGTCGAGCAGGAAGGCACCCGGCAGTGGCGTGCCCAGCGAGGCTTGCCGCCGGTGGCAAGCACGCTGGTGGCGCAACGTGACCAGTTCACCGCATTGGTGCTCGCGACCCGCGAACGCTTGGCTGCGCTGTACGCCCAACCGTTATCCGCGCAAGCCATGCGCACGGGCAAGGCTGCCGAGTTCGAGCGCCTGCGCCGCGAGTATCGCCAACTGCGCGATGGGCCTTGGCAGGGAGACAGGCGTTTCGATGCCTGGATCAACGGGCCGATGAACAATGCCAAGCTGCTGCCGTTTGGCCTGTACGACCAGTGGGTGCCGGCGTTCGCGGGTTTGTTCCGGCAGGTCGCTGGCGATTGGCGCGCCTTTTATGATCGGGCGGCGGCACTGGGCAAGTTACCGATGGACGAGCGCAGAGCTGAGTTGGCGCGGTTGGGTGGGTAGTTTTGCGGTGCCCTTTCGGGCCTATTCGCGGCCACTGGCCGCTCCTACAGGGTTGCGAGAAGTCTTGTGTAGGAGTGGTCAGTGGCCAAGAATGCCCCGCATCGTTACCGACTCATCCTGCGCCTTGCAGGAACGCCTCATGCAGCGCCTGCAACGTGTCGAAATGATACGTCGGGTTCTCCAGGACCAATTCCTCCCGCGAACCGAAACCATAGCCCACCGCCGCGCAATCCAGACCATTGCGGCGGGCACCGATCAGGTCGTGCTTGCGGTCGCCGACCATCAGGGTCTGGGCAGGGTCCAGCTTTTCCTGTTCCACGATGTAGGCAATCAGCTGCACCTTGTCGGTCCGCGTGCCATCCAGTTCGCTGCCGTAGATGACCTTGAAGTGCCTGGCGAAATCGAAGTGCCGGGCGATCTCCCGGGCGAATTCCCAGGGTTTTGAAGTGGCGATGTACAGATGCCGGCCTTGTCCCTGAAGGGTTTCGAGCAGTGCAATGACACCGGCGAAGATCTGGTTTTCGTACAGGCCGGTGACGCGGAAGCGTTCGCGGTAGAAATTCACCGCCTGCCAGGCGCGGGCCTCGTCGAAGCCGTAGGCGTGCATGAACTGCTCGAGCAATGGCGGACCGATGAAGTGTTCCAGGTTGCGCAGGTCGGGTTCGTCGATGCCCAGCTTGGCCAAGGCATACTGAATGGAGCGGGTGATGCCCTCGCGCGGGTCGGTCAAGGTGCCGTCGAGGTCGAACAGAATGTTTTGATAGTGCACGGAATCAGTCCTTGTCGAAGCCTTCGGCCAGGTGTTGGTCCTTGAGCTTCACGTAGTTGCCAGCGGTGTAGGTGAAGAACGCACGTTCCTTGTCCGTCAGCGGCCGGGCTTGCCTGGCCGGACTGCCGACGTACAGAAAGCCGCTCTGCAGGCGTTTGCCCGGTGCTACCAGGCTGCCTGCGCCGATGATCACGTCGTCTTCCACCACCGCGCCGTCCATGACGGTACTGCCCATGCCGACCAGAATGCGATTGCCCAGGGTGCAGCCGTGGAGCATGACTTTGTGTCCAATGGTGACATCATCGCCGATCAGCAGCGGGAAACCGTCCGGATTGAAAGGACCGGCATGGGTGATGTGCAGCACGCTGGCATCCTGCACGCTGGTGCGCTTGCCGATGCGGATCCGGTGCATGTCGCCGCGGATCACGGTCAGCGGCCAGACCGAGCTGTCGGTGCCGATCTCGACGTCGCCGATCACCACCGCCGAGCGGTCGACGAAGGCGCGTTCGCCCAGGCGCGGCGTATGCTGCTGGAAATTGCGAATGGCCACGATAGGCATCCTCTGTGTTGTCGATAGCTGCGGTGAGTCGTAATTGTAATTAAGATGTCCCAGTGTTTCTTCATAGCCAAGGTGTTTAACCGTGAGCGCGAATCCCCTTCTGCAGTCCTACGACCTGCCGCCGTTCTCGGCGATCCGTGCCGAGCACGTACAACCGGCGATTGAACAGATCCTGGCCGACAACCGCGCGGCCATTGCCCACATTCTGCAAACCCAGGGCAGCCAGCCTACCTGGGCCGGCCTGGTGCTGGCCATGGACGAGCTGAACGACCGCCTGGGCGCTGCCTGGAGCCCGGTCAGCCACCTCAACGCCGTGTGCAACAGCGCCGAACTGCGCCAGGCCTATGAGGCCTGCCTGCCGGCGCTCAGTGCCTACTCCACCGAGCTGGGCCAGAACCGCGAGCTGTTCCAGGCCTTCGAAACCCTGGCCAACAGTCCTGAAGCCGCGGGCTTCGACGTTGCCCAGAAGACCATTCTGGAGCATTCGCTGCGCGACTTCCGACTGTCCGGTATCGATCTGCCGGTGGATCAGCAGCAGCGCTATGCCCAGGTGCAGAGCAAGCTGTCGGAGCTGGGCAGCCGTTTCTCCAACCAACTGCTCGACGCCACCCAGGCCTGGACCAAGCACGTCACCGACGAAACGGCCCTGGCCGGGCTGACCGATTCGGCCAAGGCGCAAATGGCGGCCGCAGCCCAGGCCAAAGGTCTGGACGGCTGGCTGATCAGCCTTGAGTTCCCCAGCTATTACGCCGTCATGACCTACGCTCAAGACCGCGCCCTGCGTGAAGAAGTCTACGCAGCCTATTGCACCCGCGCCTCGGACCAGGGCCCCAATGCCGGCCAGAACGACAACGGCCCGGTGATGCGCGAAATCCTCGACCTGCGTCAGGAATTGGCCGAGCTGTTGGGCTATGCCAGTTATTCGGAATTGAGCCTGGCCACCAAGATGGCCGAGTCGACCGATCAGGTGCTGACCTTCCTGCGTGACCTGGCCCAGCGCAGCAAGCCGTTCGCGGCCCAGGACCTGGAGCAGCTGCGCGCCTATGCCGCCGAACAGGGCTGTGCCGACCTGCAAAGCTGGGACAGCGGTTTCTATGGGGAAAAACTGCGTGAGCAGCGCTACAGCGTTTCTCAGGAAGCACTGCGCGCCTACTTTCCGATCGACAAGGTCCTGAGCGGCCTGTTCGCCATTGTGCAGCGCCTGTACGGTATCGAGATCGCCGAGCAGAAAGGTTTCGACACCTGGCACCCTGACGTGCGCCTGTTCGAGATCAAGGAAAACGGCCAGCATGTGGGCCGCTTCTTCTTCGACCTGTACGCCCGCGCTAACAAGCGTGGCGGCGCCTGGATGGACGGCGCCCGCGACCGCCGTCGCACCGAGAATGGCGAGCTGCAGAGCCCGGTGGCCAACCTGGTGTGCAACTTCACCCCGGCCGACGCCGGCAAACCGGCGCTGCTGACTCACGACGAAGTCACCACGCTGTTCCACGAGTTCGGCCACGGCCTGCACCACCTGCTGACGCGCGTCGAGCACGTCGGCGTGTCGGGTATCAACGGCGTGGCGTGGGATGCGGTCGAGCTGCCCAGCCAGTTCATGGAAAACTGGTGCTGGGAGCCCGAAGGCCTGGCCTTGATCTCGGGTCACTACGAAACCGGCGAGCCGCTGCCTCAGGACCTGCTGGAAAAGATGCTGGCGGCGAAAAACTTCCAGTCTGGCCTGATGATGGTCCGCCAGATCGAGTTCTCGCTGTTCGACTTCGAGCTGCATGCCTCCCATGGCGATGGCCGCAGCGTGATGGAAGTGCTGGACGGTGTGCGTGACGAGGTTTCGGTCATGCGTCCGCCGGCCTACAACCGCTTTCCCAACAGCTTCGCGCACATCTTCGCCGGCGGCTACGCGGCGGGCTATTACAGCTACAAGTGGGCCGAAGTGCTGTCGGCCGATGCGTTCAGCAAGTTCGAGGAAGACGGCGTGCTCAATGCCGACACCGGTCGTGCTTTCCGCGAAGCCATTCTGGCGCGGGGCGGATCGCAGGCCCCGATGGTGTTGTTCGTCGACTTCCGCGGTCGCGAGCCGTCCATCGATGCCCTGTTGCGCCATAGCGGTCTGAGCGAGGAAGCGGCGGCATGATCACCAAGAAACGCTTCATCGCCGGGGCCGTCTGCCCGGCCTGTAGCGAGCCGGACAAGCTGATGATGTGGAGCGTCGACGAGGTCCCCCATCGCGAGTGCGTGGCCTGTGGGTACAGCGACACGCTCAATGCGCAGGGCCAGTCGGTGCCCAGCGAACTGGGCACGCGGGTCAACAAGGTGGCCGTCAAGGTCGCCCGGCCCACCTCGCAACCGGTGCAGTTCTTCCCCAACCCCAAGCTCAAGAAACCTTGAGCCAGGCCTGCCGTCGATTTGCCGCAAGGGCAGGTCGACGGCAATAGCCGGCTACCACTTCACAGGTTGTTCGCCTTCCTAGACTGGCTCGCCACTCAGGCGTCACTCAAGGAATCGAACATGACCACCGCACCCTCGTCGGTACTCCCTGCGCTTCTTGCCGACAACCCCTTGCTGGGCAACCACGAGATAGTCCCCTATCACCTCATCAAGGCCGAACACGTCGAGCCGGCCATCACCCATGTGATCGAAAGCAACTTGCGTCAGCTGGCGCAACTGCTCCCCGAGCAGCTCGAATCACCCACGTGGGAAGGCTTGGTCAAGCCACTGGAAGACATGCATCAGCGCCTGCTGGCGGTTCTGCAACCCGAGCAGTTGCTCAGTCGGCATCACCATCTGGCGGTGATCGAGGCTTATGCGAAATGCCGCGAGCGGGTACAGGCCTATGAGTCGGCCATCAAGCACAACCGCACGGTGCAGGCCGCCTTGCAACTGCTGCAGCAAAGCCCGCAGGCCCTGGAGTTCGATGAGACCCAGCAGGCGGCATTGAACCAGGCCCTGCGCGCCACGCGATTGGCCGGGGTGGGCACCCAGCGTCCCACGCAGATACGCATCGAACGCCTGCATGTAGAACTGGAAGGCTTGTACCAGACCTTCGCCGACAACCTGAATGCGGCCAGCCAGGGCTGGACCCTGGCCATCGATGACGAAACTGCCCTGGCGGGCATCGCCCCTGCCGTACGCGCCAGCATGGCCCAACGGGCACGCGAGGCCGGCCTTTCCGGTTGGCTGCTCACCCTGGAACTGCCGCTGGTGCTGGCGGTGGCGAGCCAGGCTCACGACCGCTCGCTGCGCGAACAGGTGTACAAGGCTTTCTACACCCAGGCCTCGGACCAGGGCCCGCGTGCCGGGGAGCAGGATAACGGGCCCGTGCTGCAACGCATCCTCGCGGCCCGTGCCGAGTTGGCCGAAGCGAGTGGGTATCGCAGCTACGCCTCGCTGGCCCAAGCCACGCGCATGTTCGACGAAGCCGCCGACGTGGAGCAGTTGCTGCTGCAACTGATCGACAAGGTCCGTCCGGCGGCGCAGGCCGAATTCGCGCCCGTGCAAGAGCTGGCTTCATTGTTTGGTGTGAAATCGCTGAAGGCGTGGGACTGGGATTACTACCGGGAAAAATACCAGCAGATCCACCACGGCGTGACCGAGCTCAAGGTGCGCGAATATTTCCCCATGCAGGCGGTGATGGACGGCATGCAACACCTGCTCGCCCAACTGTTCGACGTACAGTGGCTCGAATGCCCCCCAGCACCACGCCAACCTGCCTCGGTGCGCCTGTTCCGCCTCAGCGAAGGGGATCAGGTGCTGGGTTACATTTACCTGGACCTGCACACCCGGCCGAAGAAGCGCGCGGGCGCCTGGATGGAGGCTCTGCGTGACCGCCACCGCTTCGCCGACGGACGCCTGCAACTGCCGATTGCCCATGTGGGCTGTGATTTCGCTGCCCAGACACCAGAGTTTCCCTGCCTTTTGAGCCTGGGCGATATCCAGACGTTTTTCCACGAACTGGGCCATGCGTTGCACCATGTGCTGACGCGCATCGATCACGGCAGCGTGTCCGGCATCAAGGGCGTGGCCGAAGATGCGGTGGAACTGCCCAGCGGCGTGTTCGAACACTGGGCCATGCAGCCGGAAATCCTGCAGTCGTTGTCGCGCCATCATCGGACCGGCGAGCAGATCGGCAGCGCTTTCGTCGAACAGGCGCTCGCAGCCCAGGCCCGCTTCCGGGCTCAGGCGCTGTTGTGGCAGCTCGAATACGCCCTGGTGGACTATCGCCTGCACAGCACGAGCGATGGCCTGTCGGCGCAACAGATCGGCGAGCAGGTGCTGGAGAAGACCCAAGTGGTCCGCCATCCACCCTATGTGCGTTGGCTCAACACCTTCGCTCATTTGTTCACCAATGAAGACTATGCGGCCGGGTATTACACCTATGTCTGGTCGCAGGTGCTCGCAGCTCATCTGTTCACTCGTTTCAAACGCGAAGGATTGTTGGCGAATCGGGCCGGTAAGGATTTCCAACGCCTGATTCTGGCATCGGGCGGGACTCGGCCCTTCGCCGAACTGGTGGAAAGCTTCGCCGGGAGCAAGCCGGGTGTCGAGGCATTGCTGGCAGATCTGGGGATCGAGGCTTGACCTGTTCGAGCAGATGCATCGAGCCAACCGATACACTGCAAGACTGAAACCGGTTTCATTTGCCGTCACAAATAGATACATTTGTCGGTTGAAGCGCCAGGGCGGCATTTTGCCGCGCCTGGCTTCGTGCCGAATGTGTCGCGTCTGCGCCTTCCACAAAGCATCACCCGCCTCTGGCCGCGTGGTGCAACGAACACGTACCGCTGAGCTGCGCATCGATAAAAACCGTATCGAACAGCTGATGAGAACCCTGATGTCCGAGCAAGAAAACAACCCGCGCCGGGATTTTCTGCGCAAAACACTGACCTTGATTCCGGTGGTGACCGTTGCCAGTAGCGGCCTGGGCCTCGGCGCCCTGACGGCCGATGCCCAGGCGGATACGCGGGCCGCGCCGCCTGCGCCGGTGCCAAGCGCCGATTACCAGCCGTCGTTTTTCACCGCTGAAGAGTGGGCTTTCGTACAGGCCGCGGTGGCTCGGCTGATTCCAGCGGATGACCTGGGCCCCGGTGCCCTGGAAGCCGGCGCAGCGGAATTCATCGATCGGCAGATGAACACCCCGTATGCCACGGGGGCATTGTGGTACATGCAAGGTCCATTCGTGACCGATGCCCCGCCCCAGATGGGCTATCAACTGCAGCTGGTGCCCCAGCAGATCTACCGCCTGGGCATTGCCGCCACTGATGCCTGGTGCAAGGCTCAATCGGGCAAAGTGTTCGCTGAGCAAGACAGCGCTACCCAAGACCGTGTTCTTAGCAAGATCGAGGCAGGAGAGCTGGTTTTCGACGAACTGCCCGCCACTGCCTTCTTCAGTCTGATCCTGCAGAACACCCGTGAAGGCTTCTTCTGTGACCCCGTGCACGGCGGCAACAAGGGCATGGTCGGCTGGACCCAGATCGGTTTTCCGGGCGCACGCGCCGACTTCATGGATTGGGTGGAGCGCAACGAGCAATACCCCTTCCCCGCTGTATCGATTCGCGGCGAGAGGGCCTGACATGACAACGGTAATGAAGAAAGTCGACGCGGTCATCGTCGGGTTCGGCTGGACGGGCGCGATCATGGCCAAGGAACTCACCGAGGCAGGTCTCAACGTGGTGGCGCTGGAGCGCGGCCCGATGCAGGACACCTACCCGGACGGCAGTTATCCACAGGTGGTCGACGAGTTGACCTACAGCGTGCGCAAGAAGCTGTTTCAGGACATCTCCAAGGAAACCGTGACCATCCGCCACAGCGTCAACGACGTTGCACTGCCCAACCGCCAGTTAGGTGCGTTTCTGCCGGGCAAGGGTGTCGGCGGCGCCGGTCTGCATTGGTCGGGCGTGCACTTCCGTGTCGATCCCATGGAACTGCGCATGCGCAGCCACTACGAGGAGCGCTACGGCAAGCAGTTCATCCCCAAGGACATGACCATCCAGGACTTCGGTGTCAGCTATGAAGAGCTGGAGCCGTTCTTCGATTTCGCCGAAAAAGTCTTCGGCACCTCGGGTCAGGCCTGGACGGTGAACGGCGTGCGGGTCGGCGAAGGCAAGGGTGGCAACCCCTATGCACCGGATCGTTCCAACCCGTTCCCGCTGGCCTCGCAGAAGAACACCGTTTCGGCGCAGTTGTTCCAGAAGGCCGCCGCCGAGGTCGGTTACAAGCCGTACAATCTGCCGTCGGCCAATACATCGGGGCCGTACACCAACCCCTATGGTGCGCAGATGGGCCCCTGCAACTTCTGCGGTTTCTGCAGTGGCTATGTCTGCTACATGTATTCCAAGGCGTCACCGAACGTGAACATCCTGCCGGCGTTGCGCCAGGTCGAAACCTTCGAGTTGCGCACCAACGCCCACGTCCTGCGGGTCAATCTGGACAGCACCAAGCGCAAGGCGACCGGTGTGACCTACGTCGATGCCCAGGGGCGAGAAGTCGAGCAACCGGCGGATTTGGTGATTCTCGGTGCGTTCCAGTTCAACAACGTGCGCCTGATGCTGCTTTCCGGTATCGGCAAGCCCTACGATCCCAAGACCGGCGAAGGTGTGGTCGGCAAGAACTTCGCCTACCAGAACATGGCCACCATCAAGGCCTTCTTCGACAAGGACACCCACACCAACAACTTCATTGGCGCCGGTGGCAACGGTGTGGCGTTCGACGACTTCAATGCCGATAACTTCGACCACGGCCCCCATGGCTTCGTCGGCGGCTCGCCGATGTGGGTCAACCAGGCCGGCAGCCGACCGATCGCCGGCACGGCCAATCCACCGGGCACGCCAGCCTGGGGCAGCGCCTGGAAGAAGGCCACCGCCGACTACTACACCCATCAGGTGTCGATGGACGCCCACGGCGCCCATCAGTCCTATCGCGGCAACTACCTGGACCTGGATCCGGTGTACCGCGATGCCTATGGCCTGCCGTTGCTGCGCATGACCTTCGACTGGCAGGAAAACGACATCAAGATGAACCGCTTCATGGTCGAGAAAATGAGCAAGGTCGCCCAGGCCATGAACCCCAAGACCATTGCCTTGCTGGGCAAGAAGGTCGGTGAGCATTTCAATACCGCCTCCTACCAGACCACCCACCTCAACGGTGGCGCGATCATGGGCACCGACCCCAAGACCAGTGCGATCAACCGCTACCTGCAGTGCTGGGACGTGCACAACGTGTTCGTTCCAGGCGCCTCGGCCTTTCCCCAGGGGTTGGGTTACAACCCTACCGGCCTGGTGGCGGCACTGACCTACTGGTCTGCACGGGCCATTCGCGAGCAGTACCTGAAGAACCCCGGCCCGCTGGTGCAGGCATAAGGAGCGCAGAGATGAACGTTATCCAGATCGCTGCGCTGACCCTGCTCGCCAGTCTGTTGACCAGCCTCCCGGCCAGGGCCGCAGAGTCCGACGACGCCCTGATCGAGCAGGGCCGTTACCTGGCCCGTGCCGGTGACTGCGTGGCCTGCCATACCGCCAAGGGCGGTGCGCCGTTCGCCGGCGGGTTGGGCATGGAGACGCCGATCGGCACGGTTTACTCGACCAACATCACGCCGCACAGCGACGGCATCGGCAACTACAGCTTCGAAGACTTCGACAAGGCCGTGCGCCACGGCATCGGCAAGAGTGGCAGCAGCCTGTATCCGGCCATGCCCTACCCGTCTTATGCACGGGTCAGCGATGCCGACATGCACGCCCTGTACGCCTACTTCATGAAGGGCGTGGCGCCGGTGGCCGAACCGAACAAGCCGACCGACATTCCCTGGCCACTGAGCATGCGCTGGCCGCTGGCGATCTGGCGCGGACTGTTCGCCCCTCCGGTCAGCGCCTATCAGCCGCCGCCGGGCTCCGATCCGGTGATCAGCCGCGGCGCCTACCTGGTCGAGGGGCTTGGGCACTGTGGCGCCTGCCATACCCCGCGGGCGATCACCATGCAGGAGAAGGCCCTGAGCGCCGGCGACAACGCCGACTTCCTGGCTGGCAGCGCACCGCTCGAAGGCTGGATTGCCAAGAGCCTGCGCGGCGATCACAAGGACGGCTTGGGCAGCTGGAGCGAAGAGCAACTGGTGCAGTTTCTCAAGACCGGCCGCAGCGATCGCAGCGCGGTGTTCGGCGGCATGAGCGATGTGGTCGAGCACAGCATGCAGTACATGACCCATGAAGACCTCACGGCCATCGCTCGATACCTGAAGACGCTGCCGGCGGTGGACCGTGCCGACAAGCCCCATGAATACGACGCACGTGTGTCCGACGCATTGTGGAAGGGAGACGACAGCAAGGTCGGTGCCGGGGTGTACATCGACAACTGCGCGGCCTGTCATCGGACCGATGGCCAGGGCTACACCCATGTGTTCCCGGCCTTGGCTGGCAACCCGGTGCTGCAGACCGAGGATGCCAGTTCGCTGATCCATATCGTGCTGGCAGGTGGCACGTTGCCGGCCACTCACACGGCGCCGTCCACCTTCACCATGCCCGGCTTCGCCTGGCGCCTGTCCGATCAGG contains:
- the prlC gene encoding oligopeptidase A — encoded protein: MSANPLLQSYDLPPFSAIRAEHVQPAIEQILADNRAAIAHILQTQGSQPTWAGLVLAMDELNDRLGAAWSPVSHLNAVCNSAELRQAYEACLPALSAYSTELGQNRELFQAFETLANSPEAAGFDVAQKTILEHSLRDFRLSGIDLPVDQQQRYAQVQSKLSELGSRFSNQLLDATQAWTKHVTDETALAGLTDSAKAQMAAAAQAKGLDGWLISLEFPSYYAVMTYAQDRALREEVYAAYCTRASDQGPNAGQNDNGPVMREILDLRQELAELLGYASYSELSLATKMAESTDQVLTFLRDLAQRSKPFAAQDLEQLRAYAAEQGCADLQSWDSGFYGEKLREQRYSVSQEALRAYFPIDKVLSGLFAIVQRLYGIEIAEQKGFDTWHPDVRLFEIKENGQHVGRFFFDLYARANKRGGAWMDGARDRRRTENGELQSPVANLVCNFTPADAGKPALLTHDEVTTLFHEFGHGLHHLLTRVEHVGVSGINGVAWDAVELPSQFMENWCWEPEGLALISGHYETGEPLPQDLLEKMLAAKNFQSGLMMVRQIEFSLFDFELHASHGDGRSVMEVLDGVRDEVSVMRPPAYNRFPNSFAHIFAGGYAAGYYSYKWAEVLSADAFSKFEEDGVLNADTGRAFREAILARGGSQAPMVLFVDFRGREPSIDALLRHSGLSEEAAA
- a CDS encoding YheV family putative zinc ribbon protein; its protein translation is MITKKRFIAGAVCPACSEPDKLMMWSVDEVPHRECVACGYSDTLNAQGQSVPSELGTRVNKVAVKVARPTSQPVQFFPNPKLKKP
- a CDS encoding M3 family metallopeptidase, with the translated sequence MTTAPSSVLPALLADNPLLGNHEIVPYHLIKAEHVEPAITHVIESNLRQLAQLLPEQLESPTWEGLVKPLEDMHQRLLAVLQPEQLLSRHHHLAVIEAYAKCRERVQAYESAIKHNRTVQAALQLLQQSPQALEFDETQQAALNQALRATRLAGVGTQRPTQIRIERLHVELEGLYQTFADNLNAASQGWTLAIDDETALAGIAPAVRASMAQRAREAGLSGWLLTLELPLVLAVASQAHDRSLREQVYKAFYTQASDQGPRAGEQDNGPVLQRILAARAELAEASGYRSYASLAQATRMFDEAADVEQLLLQLIDKVRPAAQAEFAPVQELASLFGVKSLKAWDWDYYREKYQQIHHGVTELKVREYFPMQAVMDGMQHLLAQLFDVQWLECPPAPRQPASVRLFRLSEGDQVLGYIYLDLHTRPKKRAGAWMEALRDRHRFADGRLQLPIAHVGCDFAAQTPEFPCLLSLGDIQTFFHELGHALHHVLTRIDHGSVSGIKGVAEDAVELPSGVFEHWAMQPEILQSLSRHHRTGEQIGSAFVEQALAAQARFRAQALLWQLEYALVDYRLHSTSDGLSAQQIGEQVLEKTQVVRHPPYVRWLNTFAHLFTNEDYAAGYYTYVWSQVLAAHLFTRFKREGLLANRAGKDFQRLILASGGTRPFAELVESFAGSKPGVEALLADLGIEA
- a CDS encoding gluconate 2-dehydrogenase subunit 3 family protein yields the protein MSEQENNPRRDFLRKTLTLIPVVTVASSGLGLGALTADAQADTRAAPPAPVPSADYQPSFFTAEEWAFVQAAVARLIPADDLGPGALEAGAAEFIDRQMNTPYATGALWYMQGPFVTDAPPQMGYQLQLVPQQIYRLGIAATDAWCKAQSGKVFAEQDSATQDRVLSKIEAGELVFDELPATAFFSLILQNTREGFFCDPVHGGNKGMVGWTQIGFPGARADFMDWVERNEQYPFPAVSIRGERA